The DNA window AATGGAACGTCCAAGCCGGCTGGTGGCTAGCCAACCGCGAAAGCCGATTGCAATGGCTTGGCCCCTAGCGTTCCACCGATGTCAAACACGCCGATTTTACTGGCAACGCGTGATCCAGATGCGGGACCAACCACGTATTTTTTGACCATTTCCCCAACCCCAACCAGGAGTGAAGCCATGAGCAAACCCACTTACGTTCAGGAATACAACGCCATCGTCGAAGTGCTGAACCAGTACAACGAAGGCGGCAAACAAGCCAAGAGCAGCATCATGAAGCCAGCTTTCAGCGAGCAGGCCACCATCTTTGGCGTCGACGGCGACAACAAGCTTACCGGCGGCCCGATCCAAGGCTTGTTCGACATCATCGACACGGCCTTCCGTCCGTCGCATGAAGCGCAGGGCGTGATTGTCAATATCGACATTGTTGGCTCCGCAGCCAGCGCGCGTATCGACACCAACGACATCTCCGGCTTCTGCTTCACCGATTTCTTTAACCTGCTGAAGGTCGAAGGTAAATGGACGGTGGTCAGTAAGATCTACCACACCCATGTTGCGCCTTAAGAAGCTGTTATTGCAACACTGAGGGCGCGCCACAAGCACGCTCACGACCCCATTCATTCTGAGAGGAAAAGTTCATGAGCAAGAACATCAAGGCTGTTGCCACTGGTGAGTACAACGCTGTGATTGCCGTGGCACAGAAGTACGTCGATGGACTGTGCATTGGCAGTGTTGAAGGCGTAGCCGAGGCATTCCACAAGGACGCGGTCATGTACGGCTTTACCAACGGTGAACTGCTGGGTGGTCCGATTGGCAACCTGTTCGATTTCGTCAAGAAGAACGGCAAGGCCCCCGAGATCACGACGCGACTTGACGTACTAGCCATCACACCGACCACCGCAGTGGTTCGGGTTGACATGGAAAAGGATGCAATTGGCGCCGATTACAACGATTACTTGACGCTGATCCGCATTGACGGCAAGTGGCAGGTCATCGCCAAGGTTTACCACCAATTCGAAGGTTGATTCGCACGCAGCGGCCTGCTTCTACAGGCCGATTGCGCTGACCATGCCATCCTAACCCTGAAGTGCCTTATGCCCCTTTAATCAATACAAGCGCGTCTTGACGGCGTTATTGACCGAGCGGTCGCTAAGCATCGAACTGTGGGCGGCGTGGTTCTTGTTTGTCGTTATGGTCAGAAAATCTATCAAAGGGCCACTGGTTTAGCTGATCGAGAGGCACATGAACCGATGCGCGAGGACAGCGTGTTCCGCTTGGCCTCCGTGACCAAGCCATTGTGACAGTTGCTGTCATGCATCTGGTTGAAAAGGGGCGACGAGCCCTCGATGCGCCCGTAACACGCTACCTGCCCGCGTTCCGGCCTCGCCTGAGAGATGGCACGGAACCAGTCATCACCTTGCACCAGTTGCTAACGCATACGGCAGGCCTAGGCTACCGGTTCTCGTTGCCAGATAACAGCGACTACCATCGTCTGAACATCCCGATAGCATGGATTAGCCGGATCTGCTCCTGCACGACAACCTTGAGCGCCCTGGCGCGGCGTCGCTGCTCTTTACGCCAGGCGGGCGGTGGAACTACTCCCTGTCGATCGACGTAATCGGTGCTGTGCTTGAGAGGGGTGAGGGACGAAGCCTTAGTGAGGTCGTTCAAAGACGCGTCACCGGCCCACTTGGCTTGGGCGATACAGGTTTCGACGCCGCGTGCCGGAAGCTATTGGTCAAGCCTTACGCGGATGGCAAGCTGGATCCAGTTGAGATTATCGACGGGATGTCGGTGCCGCTGGACATTCCTGGATTCAAAAGGGCGGTCACCTTTTCGCCCAGCCGGACTTTGGACCCGCAGTCTTATCAATCCGGTGGCGCCGGGATGGTCGGTACGGCAGGAGGCATCTTGCAACTCTTGGACGTGATCCTCGCAGGTGGTGCGCCTTTGCTACGGCTGGAAACTGTCCGTCTGATGATGCAGGCCCACGTGGGTATCGACACCAAAACGCAAGGCTCAAGGCACCCTTCAGTGGGGCGGAGTGTATGGCCACTCATGGTTCGTTGATCCGGTCAATCAGTTGATCGTAGTCGCCTTGACCAACACCAGATTCGAAGGCATGCCCGGGCATTTCCCGGGCGACGTGCGCGATGCCGAATACGGCTAGCGCCCTGAGGACACAACAACACTACAAACTAAGAGGAGTCCATCATGGCCAAGGTATTCATCGTTGGCGGAGCAGGCAAAGTTGGCCGCCGGCTGACACAGCAACTGAGCCAGCGCGGGCATCAAGCATTGGCTCTGTATCGCAACCTGGAGCAGACCCAAGAACTTCAGGCGCTTGGCGCAACGCCGGTGCTAGGCAGCTTGCTTGACCTCGACACTGAGGGATTGTCTCGACTCATGGTTGGTAGCGATGCCGTGGTGTTCTCCGCAGGTGCTGGAGGCAAGGGCGGAATGGAGATGACCAAAGCGATTGACGGCTTTGGGCTTGAACTGGCCGTCGCCGCCGCCCGCAAGGCTGGAGTGCCTCGCTTCCTGCTGGTCTCGGCATTCCCCGAGACCTTCCGAGACAAGGAGGTTTCTGAGACCTTCGAGAACTACATGGCCATTAAAAAGCTTGCCGACGTGCATTTGGTCGAAAGCGATCTGGATTGGGTCATCCTTCGCCCTGGGACGCTTTTGGATACACCCGGCACCGGAAAAG is part of the Microvirgula aerodenitrificans DSM 15089 genome and encodes:
- a CDS encoding nuclear transport factor 2 family protein, coding for MSKPTYVQEYNAIVEVLNQYNEGGKQAKSSIMKPAFSEQATIFGVDGDNKLTGGPIQGLFDIIDTAFRPSHEAQGVIVNIDIVGSAASARIDTNDISGFCFTDFFNLLKVEGKWTVVSKIYHTHVAP
- a CDS encoding nuclear transport factor 2 family protein — its product is MSKNIKAVATGEYNAVIAVAQKYVDGLCIGSVEGVAEAFHKDAVMYGFTNGELLGGPIGNLFDFVKKNGKAPEITTRLDVLAITPTTAVVRVDMEKDAIGADYNDYLTLIRIDGKWQVIAKVYHQFEG
- a CDS encoding serine hydrolase; translated protein: MHDNLERPGAASLLFTPGGRWNYSLSIDVIGAVLERGEGRSLSEVVQRRVTGPLGLGDTGFDAACRKLLVKPYADGKLDPVEIIDGMSVPLDIPGFKRAVTFSPSRTLDPQSYQSGGAGMVGTAGGILQLLDVILAGGAPLLRLETVRLMMQAHVGIDTKTQGSRHPSVGRSVWPLMVR
- a CDS encoding SDR family oxidoreductase; this encodes MAKVFIVGGAGKVGRRLTQQLSQRGHQALALYRNLEQTQELQALGATPVLGSLLDLDTEGLSRLMVGSDAVVFSAGAGGKGGMEMTKAIDGFGLELAVAAARKAGVPRFLLVSAFPETFRDKEVSETFENYMAIKKLADVHLVESDLDWVILRPGTLLDTPGTGKVRTGLAIPYGDVPRDDVAATLLEIIERPAVSRVIVELTQGDAPISDSIRQFEHA